A portion of the Flavobacterium limnophilum genome contains these proteins:
- a CDS encoding beta-galactosidase yields MKKLFSIVFILFFFNNLKAQENSRFFPKKDLMTFGIYYYPEHWDKKEWERDIKNISEIGFEFIHIAEFAWINFEPSEGVYDFQWLDEVINLAAKYKLKVILGTPTAIAPVWMGIKYPEIYVMNSNYQRAEHGTRAVQSLSNTVWKDFTSKIVTQMAQRYGKNPNVIGWQLDNEPEAREDYSPSSQDAFQLWLKNKYQTIAALNHAWGTAFWSQTYIDFSQVKIYNANLVGWWGTNPHALLDFKRYTAEIQTNFLDFQAAILRKYIANNQYVTTNYTAITAADPRKTKNLDFNSFTSYPNKGNSNLGDKGFRLGDPKELSFALSYYKQPNNVAGIMELQPGYVNWGSVNPLLLPGTLRMWLFHCFGGDLSFACSYRYRQINYSSEQYHGGIMKLDGVTLSQGGKDYKQAISEMKILRKAYNPNAKIPKALQVRKTGLLYNCDNIWSMNRQPQTNQWNAIGFFQKYLEIVKSFGAPTDILSENDNLNDYKVVIAPAYELVDAILVSKWENYVKQGGNLVLTVRTGVKDRNGHLFSSLWGATLYPLIDSKIDDFDQLVNTKGTIKAFDKEYIWDNWGDLVTPNKKENSWAKYSDQFYAGKSAVVINKIGKGTVTYIGVDTDDAKLERDVLKKVYEEAGATTENYPEGVYVQWRDGFWVAVNYSSTDYQLEIPAKAEVLVGNATLKPAGVTVWKN; encoded by the coding sequence ATGAAAAAATTATTTTCGATTGTATTTATTTTATTCTTTTTTAATAATCTTAAGGCGCAAGAGAATTCTCGTTTCTTTCCCAAAAAAGATTTAATGACTTTCGGGATTTATTATTATCCTGAGCATTGGGATAAAAAGGAATGGGAACGGGATATCAAAAACATTTCCGAAATAGGGTTTGAATTTATTCATATTGCAGAATTTGCCTGGATCAATTTTGAGCCTTCGGAAGGAGTTTACGATTTTCAATGGCTTGATGAGGTAATTAATTTAGCAGCAAAATACAAACTAAAAGTAATTTTAGGCACACCTACCGCCATTGCACCTGTTTGGATGGGAATAAAATATCCCGAGATTTATGTAATGAATTCGAACTATCAAAGAGCGGAACACGGAACCAGAGCCGTACAATCATTGTCCAACACGGTTTGGAAAGATTTTACGAGTAAAATTGTAACTCAAATGGCGCAACGCTACGGCAAGAATCCAAATGTCATAGGTTGGCAATTGGATAATGAACCCGAAGCTCGAGAGGATTACAGTCCTTCGTCTCAGGATGCGTTTCAGCTATGGTTAAAAAATAAGTACCAAACTATTGCAGCATTAAATCACGCATGGGGAACCGCCTTTTGGAGTCAAACCTATATCGATTTTTCTCAAGTTAAAATTTATAATGCGAATCTAGTGGGATGGTGGGGAACAAACCCACATGCCTTATTGGATTTTAAGCGTTATACAGCTGAAATACAGACGAATTTTTTAGATTTTCAAGCTGCTATTCTTCGGAAGTATATTGCCAATAATCAATATGTTACCACAAATTATACTGCAATAACTGCTGCCGATCCCAGAAAAACAAAAAATTTAGACTTTAATTCTTTTACTTCGTATCCCAATAAAGGCAATTCCAATCTTGGAGACAAAGGCTTTCGTTTAGGAGACCCTAAAGAACTTTCTTTTGCATTAAGTTATTACAAACAGCCCAATAATGTGGCGGGAATTATGGAATTGCAACCTGGTTATGTTAATTGGGGAAGTGTAAATCCATTGCTTTTGCCTGGTACTTTGCGGATGTGGTTGTTTCATTGTTTTGGAGGAGACTTGTCATTTGCTTGTTCTTATAGGTATCGTCAGATTAATTATAGTTCGGAACAATATCATGGAGGTATTATGAAATTGGATGGAGTAACACTTTCGCAAGGAGGGAAAGATTATAAACAAGCCATTTCTGAAATGAAAATTTTGCGAAAAGCCTATAATCCAAATGCCAAGATTCCAAAAGCACTACAGGTTCGCAAGACAGGTTTATTATATAATTGTGATAATATCTGGAGTATGAATCGTCAACCACAAACAAACCAGTGGAATGCTATTGGCTTTTTTCAGAAGTATCTTGAAATTGTAAAATCTTTTGGAGCACCAACAGATATTTTATCCGAAAACGATAATTTGAATGATTATAAAGTTGTCATTGCACCCGCTTATGAATTAGTTGATGCCATACTTGTTTCCAAATGGGAAAACTATGTAAAACAAGGAGGAAATTTGGTTTTAACTGTTCGAACAGGGGTAAAAGACAGAAACGGACATTTATTTAGCTCACTTTGGGGAGCAACTCTTTATCCATTAATAGATTCCAAAATTGATGATTTTGATCAATTGGTAAACACAAAAGGAACTATCAAGGCTTTTGATAAAGAGTATATTTGGGACAATTGGGGAGATTTGGTTACACCCAATAAAAAAGAAAATAGTTGGGCGAAATATTCTGATCAATTTTATGCAGGAAAATCGGCAGTGGTAATTAATAAAATCGGAAAAGGAACTGTAACTTATATTGGTGTAGATACTGACGATGCTAAATTAGAACGAGATGTTTTGAAAAAAGTGTACGAAGAAGCAGGAGCTACCACCGAAAATTATCCCGAAGGAGTTTATGTCCAATGGCGTGATGGTTTTTGGGTAGCCGTAAATTATTCCTCAACAGACTATCAATTAGAAATTCCTGCCAAAGCGGAGGTTCTTGTTGGCAACGCCACTTTAAAACCTGCAGGAGTCACGGTTTGGAAAAACTAA
- a CDS encoding glycoside hydrolase family 3 C-terminal domain-containing protein has protein sequence MKNKIITLSLFSMLLFTGNVANSQTANTMNLLNTKPVKSLDTSFDAEINKLISQMTLEEKIGMLHGNSMFSTGGVKRLGIPELKMADGPLGVREEISRDNWSAAGWTNDFATYYPASGALAATWNTKMAYTFGNSVGQEMRARDKDMLLSPAINIVRTPLGGRTYEYSTEDPFLNKRMAVPLIVGLQDNDVMACVKHFAANNQETNRDIYDVQMDERTLREIYLPAFEAAVKEAKAYSIMGAYNKFRGDYLCENDYMLNTILRDEWGFKGVVVSDWAAVHSTVKTLKNGLDIEMGTPKPFNEFFLADKLIAAAKAGEISEVEIDKHVKRILNVLFQVKAMGTEQKNRVKGSIATEAHYQDAYKIASEAVVLLKNDKNVLPLKLDGIQSIAVIGNNATKKNALGGFGAGVKTKREITPLEGLQNRLPASIKINYAEGYLERYDLKNKGKLGDITLNGPVTIDQLDPAKLQEAIDAAKNSDMAIVFAGSNRDYETEASDRRNLNLPFAQEELINKVRAVNPNTIVVIIAGAPFDIVDLSQKSPTLVWSWFNGSEGGNALADVLLGKINPSGKLPWTMPKKIEDSPAHATNSFPGDKTVNYAEGILVGYRWFDTKKIEPLYPFGYGLSYTSFAFENAKTDKKSYNANETIAVSVTVKNSGKVDGQEVVQLYSSKSDSKITRAAQELKGFQKVLVSAGKSEIITIQVPVKELAYYNVETKKWTVEPGNYTMKLGSSSRDIKKEVVVTIK, from the coding sequence ATGAAAAATAAAATAATCACTTTATCTCTATTCTCAATGTTACTGTTTACGGGAAATGTGGCAAATTCCCAAACTGCTAATACTATGAATCTATTAAATACGAAACCTGTAAAATCTTTAGACACAAGTTTCGATGCCGAAATTAACAAGCTCATTTCTCAAATGACGCTCGAAGAAAAAATAGGAATGCTGCACGGCAACAGCATGTTTTCTACTGGCGGAGTAAAACGCTTGGGTATTCCTGAATTGAAAATGGCCGATGGGCCTTTGGGAGTTCGTGAAGAAATTTCTCGTGACAACTGGTCTGCAGCTGGTTGGACAAATGATTTTGCCACATATTATCCAGCTTCTGGAGCTTTGGCTGCAACTTGGAATACCAAGATGGCCTACACTTTCGGGAACAGTGTTGGTCAGGAAATGCGTGCCAGAGACAAGGACATGTTGCTTTCTCCGGCCATCAATATTGTCAGGACTCCATTGGGAGGAAGGACTTATGAATATTCGACAGAAGACCCTTTCTTGAACAAAAGAATGGCCGTGCCGTTGATTGTAGGTTTACAGGACAATGATGTTATGGCTTGCGTCAAACATTTCGCCGCCAATAACCAGGAAACCAATCGGGACATTTATGATGTTCAAATGGACGAACGTACCTTGAGAGAAATATATTTGCCGGCATTTGAAGCTGCTGTTAAAGAAGCCAAAGCCTATAGCATTATGGGCGCTTACAACAAGTTTAGAGGAGACTATTTATGTGAGAACGATTATATGCTGAACACCATTTTGCGTGACGAATGGGGTTTCAAAGGTGTTGTCGTTTCGGATTGGGCGGCGGTGCATTCGACCGTTAAAACCTTGAAAAACGGTTTGGATATCGAAATGGGAACTCCAAAACCGTTCAACGAATTTTTCTTGGCCGACAAGTTAATTGCGGCTGCAAAAGCAGGAGAAATCTCGGAAGTAGAAATTGACAAACACGTTAAAAGAATTTTAAATGTTTTGTTCCAAGTAAAAGCTATGGGAACCGAACAAAAAAACAGAGTAAAAGGAAGCATTGCCACCGAAGCGCATTACCAAGATGCCTACAAAATAGCATCGGAAGCTGTGGTTTTGTTGAAAAACGACAAAAATGTTTTGCCATTAAAATTGGATGGAATACAATCCATTGCCGTAATCGGGAACAATGCGACCAAGAAAAATGCCTTGGGCGGATTTGGCGCAGGAGTGAAAACCAAAAGAGAAATTACACCTTTGGAAGGTTTGCAAAACAGATTGCCGGCTTCCATCAAAATCAATTACGCCGAAGGGTATTTGGAGCGTTATGATTTAAAAAACAAGGGGAAATTGGGCGATATTACCTTGAACGGCCCTGTAACCATCGACCAATTGGATCCAGCCAAATTACAGGAAGCCATTGATGCTGCCAAAAATTCGGATATGGCCATCGTTTTTGCGGGTTCCAACCGTGATTACGAAACCGAAGCTTCCGACAGAAGAAATTTGAATCTCCCTTTTGCACAAGAAGAATTGATTAACAAAGTGAGAGCCGTAAATCCAAATACAATAGTTGTCATTATTGCCGGAGCTCCTTTTGATATTGTCGATTTGAGCCAGAAATCGCCAACCTTGGTTTGGAGTTGGTTCAATGGTTCCGAAGGAGGAAATGCTTTGGCAGACGTATTGCTTGGAAAAATAAATCCATCCGGTAAATTGCCTTGGACAATGCCCAAAAAGATTGAAGATTCACCAGCTCACGCCACCAACAGTTTTCCAGGGGACAAAACGGTAAATTATGCCGAAGGAATTTTGGTAGGCTACCGTTGGTTTGACACCAAAAAAATCGAGCCGCTTTATCCATTTGGCTACGGATTGTCGTACACCAGTTTCGCTTTCGAAAATGCTAAAACGGACAAGAAATCATACAATGCCAACGAAACAATTGCGGTTTCAGTTACCGTTAAAAACTCCGGAAAAGTGGATGGTCAAGAAGTGGTACAATTGTATTCTTCCAAATCCGATTCGAAAATTACCCGTGCCGCACAAGAGTTGAAAGGGTTCCAAAAAGTATTGGTTTCTGCCGGAAAATCCGAAATTATAACAATTCAAGTTCCGGTAAAAGAATTAGCCTATTACAATGTGGAAACTAAAAAATGGACGGTTGAACCAGGCAATTATACCATGAAATTAGGAAGTTCTTCCAGAGATATTAAAAAAGAAGTTGTCGTAACCATTAAATAA
- a CDS encoding cellulase family glycosylhydrolase, which produces MKKIFVAILCLVFMVIWSCSSDGATPEGKPTSKTLTVDPNSIEFLSTGNSVSVTVTSTADTWTISSSDTSWIQLSKSSGNLGSSLVSITSLANTGTTVRSATITVSSNQAPSVQITVTQPPAAVVPPVTDLYPSYNTNPIAADATGMSSTAAQLSANIKLGWNIGNSLEAIGGETAWGNPKVAKALIDLVKANGFNAIRIPCSWNQNMANATTAQIKADWLARVKEVVKYCTDNNMYVIVNIHWDGGWLEDNCTEVQKAANNAKQKAFWEQIATNLRDFDEHLLFASANEPNVENATQMAVLNSYHQTFIDAVRSTGGKNSYRTLVVQGPSTDIDKTNKLMLTLPTDKVANRMMVEIHYYTPWNFCGMEKDETWGKMFYYWGANYHSTTDTAHNATLGEEADLDKLFKSMKTQFVDKGIPVVLGEFGAIRRTTLTGNDLTLHLNSRAYYLKYVVKQAKANGLIPFYWDEGSIGDKGFGIFKRSDNTVFDTQALTALQDGLK; this is translated from the coding sequence ATGAAAAAAATATTCGTTGCCATTTTATGTTTGGTATTTATGGTCATTTGGTCTTGCAGTTCCGATGGTGCAACTCCAGAAGGAAAACCAACATCAAAAACACTTACTGTTGATCCAAATTCAATCGAATTTCTAAGTACAGGAAATAGTGTCAGCGTAACCGTGACAAGCACTGCCGATACTTGGACAATCAGCAGTTCTGATACCAGTTGGATTCAGTTGAGCAAATCGTCGGGAAATTTGGGTTCGTCATTGGTAAGCATAACGTCATTGGCCAACACAGGTACTACGGTTCGTTCTGCCACTATAACCGTAAGTTCAAATCAAGCGCCTTCTGTGCAAATTACGGTAACACAGCCTCCCGCTGCCGTTGTTCCTCCGGTGACCGATTTATATCCAAGTTACAACACCAATCCGATTGCCGCCGATGCCACAGGAATGAGCAGTACTGCTGCCCAACTTTCTGCAAACATAAAGCTGGGTTGGAATATTGGCAATTCACTGGAAGCAATTGGTGGAGAAACCGCTTGGGGCAATCCAAAAGTTGCCAAAGCCTTGATTGATTTAGTTAAAGCCAATGGTTTCAACGCCATTCGAATTCCTTGTTCTTGGAATCAAAATATGGCCAATGCCACCACAGCGCAAATCAAAGCAGATTGGCTTGCCAGAGTGAAAGAAGTAGTGAAATATTGTACGGACAACAATATGTATGTCATTGTCAACATACATTGGGATGGCGGATGGCTTGAAGATAATTGCACCGAAGTCCAAAAAGCAGCCAACAACGCCAAACAGAAAGCTTTTTGGGAGCAAATTGCAACCAATTTAAGAGATTTTGATGAACATTTACTTTTTGCCAGTGCCAATGAACCCAACGTGGAAAACGCAACCCAAATGGCAGTTTTAAACTCGTATCACCAAACATTTATTGATGCGGTTCGCTCCACTGGAGGCAAGAATTCCTATCGTACATTGGTAGTTCAAGGCCCATCGACAGATATTGACAAAACCAACAAATTGATGCTGACTTTACCAACCGATAAAGTTGCCAATCGAATGATGGTTGAGATCCATTATTACACGCCTTGGAATTTTTGCGGAATGGAAAAAGACGAAACTTGGGGCAAAATGTTCTATTATTGGGGTGCCAATTATCACTCCACAACCGATACTGCACACAATGCGACTTTGGGAGAAGAAGCCGACTTGGACAAACTTTTCAAATCCATGAAAACCCAATTTGTCGACAAAGGAATTCCTGTTGTTTTGGGCGAATTTGGTGCTATTCGAAGAACTACCTTAACAGGTAATGATTTAACATTACACTTAAATTCAAGAGCATATTATTTGAAATATGTAGTCAAACAAGCTAAGGCAAATGGATTAATCCCTTTTTACTGGGATGAAGGAAGTATCGGAGATAAAGGCTTTGGAATCTTTAAAAGAAGTGACAATACAGTATTTGATACACAAGCTCTAACTGCCTTGCAGGATGGATTAAAATAA